The window TGATATAGACGGGGATGTCCAACTCCAAGGGGTTGTTGGCGAAGCGACCGCCGAGGACGGTCTTGGTCTCGCACTTCTCCCGATAGCCCTCGATCACAAACCGGGTGAGCGTTCCGGGCAGGAACACCAACTCGTCCCAGTGCGGGATCTTCTTGAAGATGGAGAACCCACGCATCCGATAGCGGCCCAACTCGGCCTTCACGTGGATGTCGTTGATGACCTCCGGCGTGAAGATCTTGCTCTTGCCGAGTACGTCGGTGGCGGCGTTGGTGTCGACCTTCGGGGTGTCCACTCCCTTGATGTCGTTCGCTTCTGGCATCGTCTACTCCTCCTAAAGCACGAGCTTGCGCTCAGAGGGCTCCAGCGCGTCGTAGTTGTGGAGCACCTTGCCGCACTCGAACTTCTGCACGTCCGGTGGGGTGCCGAGGTCGTAGATATCGAACTTACGATTGATGAACTCGTGGTCGTCGTCGGTCATCTCGGCAGGCACACAGTCCACGCCGAGCGAGGCGATCTTTCCGCCGACGTAGATCGCGCCGTCATACATCGAGTCGCCCAGGCCGTCGTTGGCGTCACCACAGATGATCTGGCGGCCACGCTGCATCATGAAGCCGGTGTTGATGCCGGCGCTACCCAGGGTGATGATCGTGCCACCCTTCTGGTCGATGCCGGTCCGAGCACCCACGTTGCCCTTGATTACCAGGTCCCCACCGCGTAGGGCGGCACCAGTCAGCGAGCCCGCCGGACCGTCGACCACGATGGATCCGGACATCATGTTCTCCGCCAGTGACCAACCGACCCGGCCGTTGATCTGGACCTCCGGCCCGTCGATCAGGCCACAGGCGTACCAGCCTGGGCTGCCCTCGAAGGTCAACCTGCAGCGCTTCAGGATTCCAACGCCCAGGGAGTGCTTGGACCCCGGGTTGACGATGGTGACCTCGTTCACGCCCTCGTCGTAGACGATGCGCTTGAGTTCCAGGTTGATCTTGCGGGTGGTGAGGTCGGTGGCGTCTATGACCGCTCGGTCACCGTCGATCTCCGCCGTCATGGGCGGTTCAGGATCTGGTTCTACGAGACCCCGGGCGTCGTAGACGACGCCGCTCTTGGTGCTCAGACCTGCCACGTCAACACCTCCCGCTCGAACGGATCCCTGGTCTCCACCTCGGTTCCGACGAGTGCCCGGATGGCTATCTCCTCGGAGGCCATCGCCACCAGGTTGTCGGACTCCATGAGCACCAGCGGCTTGGCCGCCATCTCGTCCTTGGCGATGCCCAACTCGCTGCCGGTGGCAACCAGGTAGGTGAAGACGCCGTCGAAATCGTCGAGGCTGTGCTTCATGGCCGTCTCGAGCGGCAGGCCGTCCTCGAGCTGCTGGGCCAGGTAGACGGCGATGATCTCCGAATCGCACTCGGACTGGAACCGGTGGCCCATCCGCTCGAGGCGGCGACGCCATTGGTGGTAGTTGGTGAGCTGGCCGTTATGCACAACCGCCACGTCGGCGAACGGGTACGCCCAGTAAGGGTGGGCGCTGGCCAGGTCCACGTCGGACTCGGTTGCCATGCGCACGTGCCCGATCCCGTGCGTACCCGACATGTTCGCCAGCCCGTACTGCTCGTGCACCGTGTTGGCGTCGCCCAGGTCCTTGACTATCTCGAGGGAGTTGCCCAACGACAGCACCTTGCAGCCGTCGATGTCCTCCAGGTAGTCGGCGAGAGGCTTGAGGTCGCCGCCGTAACGGATGGTGGCCCGGAATGCGTATCCGGTCTCGTTGTGAATGGTCGCCAGGTCGGCACCCACCTTGGCAAGGCGGGCCTCGACCTCGGCCCGGTTGCGTTCCAGCCTCTCATCCATGCCGAAGCCGCCGTACTCGTTGGGCTCGGCCAACATGAACCGCACGACGACCAGGTCGTCCGGTTGTCCGTACATGGCGTAGCCGGTGGAGTCCGGGCCACGGTGCTTCATGGAATTGAGCATCGCCGTGAGCTCGTCGCCGATGTCGGCGGCCCCGTCACGATGGATGATGCCGGCAATGCCGCACATGTCGTATCTCCTGGTCTCTACGTCTTTCAGGTCTCTGGGGCTCCAGGTTCGTCACCGGAGGTTGGCAACCGGGCCTTCAGGCCCCGGGGCGTGGCCCTGGGAACCGCGCCCTACGGGAGGATGTCTAGGTACTCCTCGACGTCCCAGTCGGTAACCGTGGCCATGAAGCGCTCCCACTCGTCGCGCTTGTAGTGCTCGAAGACCCTGTACATGTCGCCGGGGAGGGCGCTCTTGACGACCTCGTCCTTGTCGAGGGCGATGAGTGCCTCGCCGAGCGACATCGGGATCTTCTTGACGTCCTTGCCCTGGTCCATGGCCTCGTAGATGTTGCGCTCCTCGGGCGGTCCCGGGTCCAGGTCGTTGTCCAGGCCGTCCTCCATGGACTTGATGAGTGCGGCCATTGTCAGGTACGGGTTGACCGCCGAGTCCACCGAGCGGTACTCGAAGCGCCCCGGCGCACTGATGCGCAGGGCGGTGGTGCGGTTCTGGAAGCCCCAGTCGGCGAACACCGGAGCCCAGAAGCCGGTGTCCCAGAGGCGCCGGTAGGAGTTGACGGTCGGTGAACCCAGGCAGGTCAACGCATCCAGGTGCTTCATGATCCCGCCGATGGCCTTCATGCCGATCGCGCCGGGGATCTGCGGGTCGTCGCCCTCGGGCATGAACTTGTTCTCGCCACCCTCGTCGGGCTCGCCGGTCCAGAGGGAGATGTTGTGGTGGCAGCCGTTGGCCGACACGCCCATGAACGGCTTGGGCATGAAGCACGGGAAGGCGCCCAACTCCCGGCCCACCTGCTTGCAGATCTGGCGGTAGGTGGTGAGCCTGTCGGCCGTCAGCTCGGCACGGTCGAAGTTGAAGTTCAGCTCGAGTTGGCCCGGAGCGTCCTCGTGATCGCCCTGGATCATGTCCAGGCCCATGGCCTCGCCGTACTCCACCACCCGGTGGATGAGCGGCTGCAGCTCTGCGAACTGGTCGATGTGGTAGCAGTTCGGCTTGGTGAGGCCCTCCACGGTGGGCTTGCCGTTCTCGTCGGCCTTGAGCCACATCATCTCGGGCTCGGTGCCAGCACGCAGGTGGAGGCCGGTCTTCTCCTCAAAGGCCTTGTGGATGCGCTGCAGGTTGCCGCGACAGTCCGACGTGAGGAACGCGCCACCGTCGACCTCCTCCTCACGCCCCCGGAACAGGGTGCAGAAGACGCGGGCGGTCTTGGGGTCCCAGGGAAGCTTGCAGAAGGTCTCGACCTCGGCCACGCCGACCAGCTCGCGTGACTCGGCGCCGTAGCCGATGTAGTGGCCGTGACGGTCGACGAACAGGTTGGCCGTGGAGCCGTAGACCAGCTGGAAGCCCTTGTTGGCGATGGTCCCGAAGTGCTTTGCCGGG of the Acidimicrobiales bacterium genome contains:
- a CDS encoding class II glutamine amidotransferase, whose amino-acid sequence is MCGIAGIIHRDGAADIGDELTAMLNSMKHRGPDSTGYAMYGQPDDLVVVRFMLAEPNEYGGFGMDERLERNRAEVEARLAKVGADLATIHNETGYAFRATIRYGGDLKPLADYLEDIDGCKVLSLGNSLEIVKDLGDANTVHEQYGLANMSGTHGIGHVRMATESDVDLASAHPYWAYPFADVAVVHNGQLTNYHQWRRRLERMGHRFQSECDSEIIAVYLAQQLEDGLPLETAMKHSLDDFDGVFTYLVATGSELGIAKDEMAAKPLVLMESDNLVAMASEEIAIRALVGTEVETRDPFEREVLTWQV
- a CDS encoding glutamine synthetase family protein, whose protein sequence is MTDVQAFIEAEGRAEQVAEVQKQIEAEGIQYLYCQFVSVTGRIMGKGIPAKHFGTIANKGFQLVYGSTANLFVDRHGHYIGYGAESRELVGVAEVETFCKLPWDPKTARVFCTLFRGREEEVDGGAFLTSDCRGNLQRIHKAFEEKTGLHLRAGTEPEMMWLKADENGKPTVEGLTKPNCYHIDQFAELQPLIHRVVEYGEAMGLDMIQGDHEDAPGQLELNFNFDRAELTADRLTTYRQICKQVGRELGAFPCFMPKPFMGVSANGCHHNISLWTGEPDEGGENKFMPEGDDPQIPGAIGMKAIGGIMKHLDALTCLGSPTVNSYRRLWDTGFWAPVFADWGFQNRTTALRISAPGRFEYRSVDSAVNPYLTMAALIKSMEDGLDNDLDPGPPEERNIYEAMDQGKDVKKIPMSLGEALIALDKDEVVKSALPGDMYRVFEHYKRDEWERFMATVTDWDVEEYLDILP